AGGGTCGCTCCCCCCGACGCCTAGTACCCATCGTTTACGGCGTGGACTACCAGGGTATCTAATCCTGTTTGCTCCCCACGCTGTCGCGCCTCAGCGTCAGCAACGGCCCAGCAGGCCGCCTTCGCCACCGATGTTCTTCCCGATCTCTACGCATTCCACCGCTACACCGGGAATTCCACCTGCCTCTACCGTGCTCAAGCCTGACAGTCTCGAAGGCAGTGCTGCGGTTGAGCCGCAGCGTTTCACCCCCGACTTACCAGGCCGCCTACGCGCCCTTTACGCCCAGTGATTCCGGACAACGCTTGCACCCTCTGTATTACCGCGGCTGCTGGCACAGAGTTAGCCGGTGCTTCCTTTGGAGGTACCGTCAGAGCTTCGTCCCTCCCGACAGCGGTTTACAACCCGAAGGCCGTCATCCCGCACGCGGCGTCGCTGCGTCAGGCTTTCGCCCATTGCGCAAGATTCCCCACTGCTGCCTCCCGTAGGAGTCTGGGCCGTGTCTCAGTCCCAATGTGGCTGATCATCCTCTCAGACCAGCTACCCGTCGTAGCCTTGGTGAGCCGTTACCTCACCAACTAGCTGATAGGCCGCGAGGCCCTCCATCGGCGCATTGCTGCTATCCCCTCCAGGGATGCCCCCCGAAGGTCGTACGCGGTATTACCCGGCCGTTGGGCCGGCTATCCCCCACCGATGGGCAGGTTCCTCACGTGTTACGCACCCGTCCGCCACTGACCCTTGCGGGCCCGTGCGACTTGCATGTGTTAAGCACGCCGCCAGCGTTCGTCCTGAGCCAGGATCAAACTCTCCAAGAGAATTCGATATAGCTCGAGATCAAACGATGGACTTTTCGTCCGTCGTCCGAATCACGTGTGTACAGAAATTTCAAACCCCTCGACAGCACCCTCTGTCGGGCACTGCGTCATAGGGTCCGCACTGTCACACCCGATTGCTCACATCGATTATCAAAGAGCGGTCCGGCGATGCTCGACCACTGTGTTCCGTGGGAGCCTCGTATCATACTTGGCTGTGACCGTATCGTCAAGGGGGTGAGGAACTTCTGACCTCAACTCCACCAGCCTGACCCTGCGTTCCTGCCCCGTCCCGTGTGTTACGGGAATTCTGCGGGGGCGGGATTGTACCATCCCCCCGCGCGATACGCAAGGCCCGCCCACGGGGCCCACCTTGCTGCCCCTCGAACCTGTCCCAAACCGCTGTAGATTCCCGACTTCCCCAGCCCCCCAGGCCATGACCGCCATCCTCGAGTGCGTCCCCAACTTCTCCGAGGGACGCGACCCCGACGTCATCCGCCAGATCACCAGCCGCCTCAGCGCCGTGTCAGGCGTCCACCTGCTCCACGTGGACCCGGGCCACGCGACCAACCGCACGGTGGTCACCCTGGCCGGGCCCCCGGCCGCGGTGGTCGAGGCGGCGTTCCAGGGGATCGCCGCCGCGCGGGACCTGATCGACATGTCCCGGCACAGCGGTACCCATCCCCGGATGGGGGCCACCGACGTGTGCCCCCTCGTGCCGATCCGCGGCATCACACTGGAGGAGGCCGCCGAGTGGTCGCGCCGGCTGGCCGAACGGGTGGGACGGGAGCTGGGGATCCCGGTGTACCTGTATGAAGCGGCCCAGTCCGACCCGGCCCGCCGCAATCTCGCCGTGATCCGCGCCGGGGAGTACGAGGGACTGGCCGAGAAGATGACCCGGCCTGAATGGCGCCCGGACTTCGGGCCCACGGCGTTTCACCCGAGGGCCGGCGCCACGGTCATCGGCGCACGCGGCTTCCTCGTGGCCTACAACGTCAACCTCAACACCACCTCAACCCGCCGGGCGAATGCGGTCGCGTTCGATGTCCGGGAGGCCGGCCGCCCGCAGCGCTCGGGCGACCCGCTGACTGGCCCGGTGGTCATGGATGCCCAGGGGCAGCCGCTGATGGTCCCCGGCAGCCTCAAGGCCGTGAAGGCCATCGGCTGGTACATCCCAGAGTACGGCGTGGCGCAGGTGTCCATGAACCTGACGGACATCGGCGTGACGCCGGTCCATGTGGCGTTCGACGAGGTCTGCCGGCGCGCCGAGGCGCGGGGCCTGCGGGTCACCGGGTCCGAACTCGTCGGCCTGGTGCCGCTCGCCGCCATGCTGGAAGCCGGGCGGCACTACCTGCGCCGGCAGCAGCGTTCCCTCGGGGTATCTGAACCCGAGCTGATCCGGCTCGCGGTCCGCTCGCTCGGCCTGGAGGAGCTGGCGCCGTTCAAGCCCGAGGAACGGATCATCGAATACCGCCTGCGGGAGGCCGAGCTGCGGCCGCTGGCGCGGCTCACGATCCAGGGCTTCGCCGACGAGACGGCCAGCGAGAGCGCCGCCCCCGGCGGGGGCTCCGTGGCGGCCCTGCTGGGCGCCCTGGGCGCGGCACTCGGCACCATGGTCGCCAACCTTTCGGCCCACAAGCGGGGCTGGGATGCGCGCTGGGAGGGGTTTTCCACCTGGGCCGAGGCGGGCCAGCAGCTCAAGGACGAGCTGCTGCGTCTGGTGGATGACGACACCGCGGCGTTCAACCGCGTCATGGAAGCGCTCGCGCTGCCCAAGGGGACGGCGGAAGAGAAGCGGGCCCGGAAGGCGGCCCTGGCGGACGCCAACCGGGGTGCCATCGAGGTGCCCCTGCAGGTGATGCGGGTCTCAGCGCGCGCATTTCCGCTGCTCCGCGCGATGGCGGCCGAGGGAAATCCGGCGTCGGCGTCCGATGCGGGGGTCGGAGCGCTCGCCATCCGGGCGGCGATCCGCGGCGCCGGACTCAACGTGCGGATCAACCTCCCCGGCCTGGGGGACCCTGCCCTGGCGGCGACCCTCCGCCAGGAGGCCGATGCGCTCGTGGCGGCGGCGGAAACGGAGGAGCAGGTGGTCCTGGCGCTGGTGGAGGCTCAGCTCAAGGGGTAGCCCGCCAGATCGCCTCCCCGCGCGCCACCGTGAGGGTGCAGGCGTTGTCCCGGAGGTGATAGAGCCAGTGCTCGACGCTTTCGGCGTCGAGCACCGCGAAGTCGGCCGACTTGCCTGCCTCCAGGGTCCCGATCCGGTCCTCGAGTCCCACCGCCCGCGCCGCCACGGTCGTGGCGCCATGCAGCACCTCGGCGGGAGTCATCCGCTGGAGGGTGCAGGCCAGGGTCATGGCCATCGGAAGATGGTAGGACGGGGCGGAGCCGGGGTTGAAGTCGGTGGCCACCGCCACCGGCACGCCGGCATCGAGGAGGCGCCGGGCTGGCAGGGGCACCACGCCGAGGTAGAGCGAGGCGAACGGCAGGCTCACGGCCACCACCCCTGCCGCGCGCATCCGGTGGATGCCCGTCTCGGAGATGCACTCGAGGTGATCGGCCGAGCAGGCGCCGACGTCGGCCGCGAGCTCGGCCCCACCGCCCGCGGACAGCTGATCGGCATGGAGCTTGGGCTGCAGGCCTGCGCTCCGGCCCGCCTCGAGGATGCGGCGCGCCTCTGGCAGCCCGAAGGCGCGCTCCTCCACGAAGACATCGCAGAATCGCGCCAGCCCGCGCCGTGCCGCCTCGGGGATGATCCGGTCGATGACCAGGCGCACGTATCCCTCGCGATCCTCCCGGAACTCCGGGGGGACCAGGTGCGCGGCGAGAAGGGTGGGGACGATGTGCTGGCGGGTGTCCGCAGCGATGGCCTGGTAGAGCTCCAGCAGGCGCAGCTCGTGCTCGAGCGACAGGCCGTAGCCGCTCTTGGCCTCGATGGTGGTCACCCCCAGGCGGGCCATCGCGGCGAGGTGGTGGCGGCAGCGGGCCAGGAGGGCCGCGGTGGTGGCGGCGCGGGTCTTCGCGACCGTGGACAGGATTCCGCCCCCGGCCGCGGCGATCTCCAGATAGCTCTTCCCGAGGATCCGCGCCTCGAACTCGTCCGCCCGCCATCCGCCGAAGGCCAGGTGGGTGTGACAGTCCACCAGCCCGGGAATGACCACGCCACCGCCGGCCGACCAGCGCGGCGCGTCCCGCCACTCGGTGGGGAGGTCGCCGGCCGGACCGACCCACCGCAGCGTCTCCCCCTCCCATGCGACCGCGGCGTCGGGGATGCACTCGAGCCGCCCCGGGCCCTCGGGGTGCCTGCCGGTGACCAGGCTGCGGATCTCGTGGAGGACTGGCACGCCGGGCTCAGGTCTCGAGCATCGGGAGATCCACCCCGCGGGCGCGGGCGACCTCGATCGCTTCGTCGTAGCCCGCGTCGGCGTGCCGCATGACCCCGGTGCCCGGGTCCGCGGTGAGCACGCGCTGCAGGCGCCGGTCGCCCATGTCCGTCCCGTCGGCCACGGCGACCATGCCGCTGTGGATCGAGTATCCGATCCCCACCCCGCCGCCGTGATGCAGCGACACCCAGCTCGCTCCGCAGGCGGTGTTGAGCAGCGCGTTCAGGAGTGGCCAGTCGGCAATGGCGTCGGAGCCGTCCTTCATGGCCTCGGTCTCGCGGTTGGGTGAGGCGACCGACCCGGTGTCGAGGTGGTCGCGCCCGATCACGATCGGCGCCCGGACCTTCCCCTTCTTCACGAGCCAGTTGAAGCGCAGGCCCATCTCGGCGCGTTCCCCGTACTCCAGCCAGCAGATCCGGGCGGGGAGGCCCTGGAAGTGCACCTT
The Gemmatimonadota bacterium DNA segment above includes these coding regions:
- the ftcD gene encoding glutamate formimidoyltransferase, which translates into the protein MTAILECVPNFSEGRDPDVIRQITSRLSAVSGVHLLHVDPGHATNRTVVTLAGPPAAVVEAAFQGIAAARDLIDMSRHSGTHPRMGATDVCPLVPIRGITLEEAAEWSRRLAERVGRELGIPVYLYEAAQSDPARRNLAVIRAGEYEGLAEKMTRPEWRPDFGPTAFHPRAGATVIGARGFLVAYNVNLNTTSTRRANAVAFDVREAGRPQRSGDPLTGPVVMDAQGQPLMVPGSLKAVKAIGWYIPEYGVAQVSMNLTDIGVTPVHVAFDEVCRRAEARGLRVTGSELVGLVPLAAMLEAGRHYLRRQQRSLGVSEPELIRLAVRSLGLEELAPFKPEERIIEYRLREAELRPLARLTIQGFADETASESAAPGGGSVAALLGALGAALGTMVANLSAHKRGWDARWEGFSTWAEAGQQLKDELLRLVDDDTAAFNRVMEALALPKGTAEEKRARKAALADANRGAIEVPLQVMRVSARAFPLLRAMAAEGNPASASDAGVGALAIRAAIRGAGLNVRINLPGLGDPALAATLRQEADALVAAAETEEQVVLALVEAQLKG
- a CDS encoding imidazolonepropionase translates to MPVLHEIRSLVTGRHPEGPGRLECIPDAAVAWEGETLRWVGPAGDLPTEWRDAPRWSAGGGVVIPGLVDCHTHLAFGGWRADEFEARILGKSYLEIAAAGGGILSTVAKTRAATTAALLARCRHHLAAMARLGVTTIEAKSGYGLSLEHELRLLELYQAIAADTRQHIVPTLLAAHLVPPEFREDREGYVRLVIDRIIPEAARRGLARFCDVFVEERAFGLPEARRILEAGRSAGLQPKLHADQLSAGGGAELAADVGACSADHLECISETGIHRMRAAGVVAVSLPFASLYLGVVPLPARRLLDAGVPVAVATDFNPGSAPSYHLPMAMTLACTLQRMTPAEVLHGATTVAARAVGLEDRIGTLEAGKSADFAVLDAESVEHWLYHLRDNACTLTVARGEAIWRATP